CCGAACCGACAGACGACGCCGACCGGATCGCTGATCGACTGGTGACGCTCGCTGAGGAGGTCACGACTCGCGCGTCGACCCGTGAGATACTCTATAAAACGATCGGAATCAAAGTTGTGACTCCACCATTCGATGTCCATACGCGAGCGCGCTCGTTGTCTGGTCCCGTAGACGACGCTGCCCTCGTCGAAACGATCGCACTCGACCTCATCGAGGAGTTCGAGGAACAAGCTATTCGAAAACTCGGTGTCCGTGTTTCGAATCTTGCGTTCGTCGAAGAAGACCAATCTAGTCTGGACGAATGGAATCGCAATTGTTCGAACGACCAACAAACCAACGAACCCGAAGCAAATGCTCGCTCTGATGTCGCTTCGAACGACGAACGAGAGCGCCAGACTTCTGTGTTCGAATTCACCTGATCGTACTCAGAGAACTCGTGGCAGGACGGGTACTAACGACTGTTCGGCTTATTTCGATCCAATAGAGAGGAAAGCTGCAGAACTATTCGGCACTTTGTGTCACCGCAGCCTTGAGCTTGGTGACCGTGTTTTCAGTGTACTCCAAACCTGACGTCGTGAATGTATCGTCCGGTGCTTTGTAATAGGCGATGAGCCCCCAGACGAGAATACCGGCTCCCGCCCCGGCCGCTGAGCCGAGTAATCCGAGCGAATAGAACGCGACTCCCTGTCCGGAGAGCACGATGAGCGTCGGAATGCTCGTCGTGTGTGGGACGAGCGCATCCTCGTTCAACAGCGTGGGAATGAGGCTGCCGATCGCGACGATGCTACCAGCTAAAATAACAATGTCTTGCCACATGGTTCTAATTAGGGTTGAATTACCCGGACGCTCCAAAGGAAGCGAGCGTCCAGGACAGCTACATCACAAACTGAGAGCTTTGTTTGTAGTAAGTGTTTTCGTTCATAGCCTCCTCGAGATGCTGTGTCATATCTCGATCATTTCCTCATGAACAATCACAATAATGGATGAATTACCAATCGTAGTTTCCACAATGGATTTCAACCAGCGCCGGTCGATAAGCGCAACTTACTCGCTCACTCCTCGTCGCGTAGTTCGGTCCGTCGTATCTTTCCCGTCACTGTCTTTGGAAGTTCGTCTCGGAACTCGATCTCTCGTGGATATTCGTGGGCAGCGAGTTCCTCTCGGACGTGCTGTTTGATGTCTTCTTTCAGGTCCGTCGACGGATCGTGCCCGTCGCTGAGGACGACGTATGCTTTGACGATATTCCCTCGCTGTTCGTCGGGTTTCGGGACGACTGCGCCTTCGGCCACAGCGGGGTGTTCGCCGAGCGAGCTTTCGACTTCGAACGGACCGATGCGATAGCCTGCGCTGAGAATCACGTCGTCAGCGCGTCCTTCGAACCAGAAGTAGCCGTCCTCGTCGAGATGTCCGAGATCACCGGAGAGATACCATCGATCGTCTTCGCCCACGAAACAGTCCTCGGTTTTTTCGGGCTGCTCCCAGTAGCCAGCGAAGAAACACGGATAGTCCCCTTTCTGAGCGATCACGCCCGTTTCGCCAGGAGCGAGTTCCTCGCCCGTTTCGGGGTCGACCACGGTAGCCGTTATGTCGGGAAGTGGTTTGCCCATGCTCCCGGGACGAACCTCCATCGTCGGGTAGTTGTTGATGATCATGTTTCCTGTTTCGGTCTGACCATATGTATCGAGAATAGTGACGCCGAGCACCTCCTCACCCCACTCGACGACGCCAGCGCTGAGCGGCTCCCCGATGCTCAGTGCGTGACGGAGATCGGAATCGATGTCTTCGAGCATCTCTTCCCGTTCTCGGAGCATTCGGTAGGCCGTCGGGACCGAAAAGAGGACGCTAATGGGAAACTCATCGATGAGAGCAGTCCACATCTCGGGGTCGAACTCCCCCTCGTACGTGAACAGTCGACTCCCCCAGAACCAGGCGCCAAGCGTGTTGATGGGACCAGTCAGCCATCCGAGGTCGGCAGTGCTCCAGTAGAGATCGTCGTCCTGTAAGTCCACTGCAAACCGCTGTGTGGCCGCGACTCCCGCAACCCACCGATGCTTGTGTAGGACGCCTTTGGCCGGTCCCGTGGTCCCACTCGTATAATACAACAGTGCGTTGTCGTCGCCGCTTGTCCGAACCGTTTCGAACGTCTCATCCGCAGCCGCAACTGCCTCGTGATAGTCGATGTCGTCCTCGTGACCTCCACCGATAACGATGACTTGCTCGACGCTTGGGACGTCTTTGAGTGCGCTC
The nucleotide sequence above comes from Halocatena marina. Encoded proteins:
- a CDS encoding acyl-CoA synthetase, giving the protein MLTDHNLQDYDTACKDITWGDIYAEADWDAPDSLNIAHEVCDRHAGATPDRVALHYAGVDGEREELTFEELAEQSNRFANVLTAHTDPGDRVFSYMPRVPEHYVAMIGTLKAGAVWGSVNERFGPDGIAYRLSDCDASVVVTTDDNRATIASALKDVPSVEQVIVIGGGHEDDIDYHEAVAAADETFETVRTSGDDNALLYYTSGTTGPAKGVLHKHRWVAGVAATQRFAVDLQDDDLYWSTADLGWLTGPINTLGAWFWGSRLFTYEGEFDPEMWTALIDEFPISVLFSVPTAYRMLREREEMLEDIDSDLRHALSIGEPLSAGVVEWGEEVLGVTILDTYGQTETGNMIINNYPTMEVRPGSMGKPLPDITATVVDPETGEELAPGETGVIAQKGDYPCFFAGYWEQPEKTEDCFVGEDDRWYLSGDLGHLDEDGYFWFEGRADDVILSAGYRIGPFEVESSLGEHPAVAEGAVVPKPDEQRGNIVKAYVVLSDGHDPSTDLKEDIKQHVREELAAHEYPREIEFRDELPKTVTGKIRRTELRDEE